One part of the Arabidopsis thaliana chromosome 1 sequence genome encodes these proteins:
- the HUB2 gene encoding histone mono-ubiquitination 2 has translation MENQESDEPMQKKPHLLDSVSPNSMARNSSPSHPIAKSVDATVLQLQNQKLVQQLDLQKKQLYDVESKIQELQLNQTSYDDELISVNQLWNQLVDDLILLGVRAGANQEALNYLDIVDKKRGSVPPCAADETFLCRLLQVDSLDTSKSDEVVRKVEEALALRHSSTMELMGLFENTIDTQKTKAESISQSLHAVKSTEDATIQLSSINDLMKEESKNLREMIDALHVRHKEHSEQIQAYISSHSTDQSELKHLKGQLEEIKAELEENRRKLITLKMQKDAACEGHVTSPAIANGSLSPEKPVDKTKLRELKDSIDEIKIMAEGRLSELQASQEYNLSLSRQCQDIENELKDDQYIYSSRLYSLINDRIHHWNAELDRYKILTEAIQAERSFVMRRDKELNLRAESLEAANHKTTTVGSRIEVLEKKLQSCIIEKNGLELETEEAIQDSERQDIKSEFIAMASTLSKEMEMMEAQLKRWKDTAQDALYLREQAQSLRVSLSNKADEQKGLEDKCAKQMAEIKSLKALIEKLLKEKLQLQNLASICTRECNDDRGLAEIKDSQRKAQAQAEELKNVLDEHFLELRVKAAHETESACQERLATAKAEIAELRTQLDLSEREVLELKEGIKVKEQEAEASIAEMETIGQAYEDMQTQNQHLLQQVAERDDYNIKLVSESVKTKHAYNTHLSEKQVMEKQLHQVNASVENFKARIAHNEEQMKGCFSEAYKLIQEDRHLVISLETTKWEVADADKEFRWLKSAVSSSEKEYEQISRRTDDIKLELDDERREKKKLEEELMELNKELEELGSESVEAAIVRLQEEVKNCKNILKCGVCFDRPKEVVIVKCYHLFCQQCIQRSLEIRHRKCPGCGTAFGQNDVRLVKM, from the exons ATGGAGAATCAGGAATCGGACGAGCCGATGCAGAAGAAGCCTCATCTTTTAGACTCCGTTTCTCCGAATTCCATGGCTCGTAACTCTTCACCTTCTCACCCTATAGCTAAAAGT GTTGATGCCACTGTTCTACAGTTACAGAATCAGAAACTGGTTCAGCAATTAGACCTGCAGAAGAAACAGCTGTACGATGTTGAAAGCAAGATCCAAGAGTTGCAGCTCAACCAAACGTCTTATGATGATGAACTTATATCAGTGAACCAGCTTTGGAATCAG TTGGTAGATGACCTGATTTTGCTTGGTGTTCGTGCCGGGGCTAATCAAGAGGCTCTAAACTACTTGGACATTGTAGATAAAAAGCGAG GTTCAGTTCCACCATGCGCTGCTGATGAAACGTTTCTATGTAGACTTCTGCAAGTAGATTCCTTAGATACTAGTAAGAGTGATGAGGTAGTAAGAAAGGTTGAAGAAGCTCTTGCTTTGCGTCATTCCTCTACAATGGAGTTGATGGGACTCTTTGAGAACACCATTGATACACAGAAGACGAAAGCTGAAAGCATTTCACAAAGTTTACATGCTGTAAAATCGACAGAAG atgCCACCATCCAGTTATCTAGCATTAATGATTTGATGAAAGAGGAGTCCAAAAACTTGCGTGAGATGATTGATGCTTTACATGTGAGGCACAAAGAACATTCCGAGCAGATTCAGGCGTACATAAGCAGCCATTCAACAGATCAATCCGAGCTTAAACACCTTAAAG GTCAATTGGAAGAGATCAAGGCTGAGCttgaagaaaatagaagaaaattgataaCTCTGAAAATGCAGAAGGATGCTGCATGTGAAGGTCATGTAACATCACCGGCAATAGCAAATGGAAGTCTTTCTCCTGAGAAGCCTGTAGATAAAACGAAGTTGCGTGAATTGAAGGACTCCATTGATGAGATAAAG ATAATGGCAGAAGGTCGTCTGTCTGAGCTTCAAGCTTCACAAGAGTATAATCTTTCCTTGTCAAGACAATGTCAAGATATTGAG AATGAACTAAAGGATGACCAGTATATATACTCGTCTAGACTGTatagtttgatcaatgatcGAATTCATCACTGGAATGCTGAACTGGACCGGTACAAAATTCTGACTGAGGCCATTCAG GCTGAAAGGTCCTTTGTAATGAGACGGGATAAGGAACTAAATCTGAGGGCAGAATCTCTAGAGGCAGCCAACCATAAGACTACCACTGTTGGTTCTAGAATTGAAGTGCTGGAAAAGAAGCTGCAGAGTTGTATAATTGAAAAGAATGGATTAGAGCTTGAAACGGAAGAAGCTATTCAAGATTCTG AACGGCAAGATATTAAAAGCGAGTTTATTGCAATGGCATCAACCTTATCTAAAGAGATGGAAATGATGGAAGCACAGTTGAAACGGTGGAAGGACACTGCACAAGATGCTCTTTACCTGCGTGAACAAGCTCAATCGTTGAGAGTTTCGTTAAGTAACAAG GCAGACGAACAGAAGGGTTTGGAGGATAAATGTGCTAAACAGATGGCGGAAATTAAATCTCTCAAGGCTCTA ATTGAGAAACTACTCAAAGAAAAACTACAGCTGCAAAATCTAGCAAGCATCTGTACGCGTGAATGTAATGATGACAG GGGACTGGCAGAAATCAAGGATTCACAACGGAAAGCCCAAGCTCAGGCTGAAGAGCTGAAAAACGTTTTGGATGAACACTTTCTTGAATTGAGAGTGAAAGCGGCTCATGAGACTGAGAGTGCTTGCCAAGAAAGGCTTGCTACCGCCAAGGCTGAAATTGCTGAATTGAGGACTCAGTTAGATCTTTCTGAGAG GGAGGTTTTGGAACTTAAGGAGGGTATTAAAGTTAAAGAGCAGGAGGCAGAGGCATCCATTGCTGAAATGGAG ACTATAGGTCAAGCCTATGAAGACATGCAGACACAGAACCAACATTTGTTGCAGCAGGTGGCTGAGCGGGACGATTATAATATCAAG CTTGTTTCCGAAAGTGTCAAGACAAAGCATGCTTACAACACTCACTTATCTGAGAAGCAAGTAATGGAAAAGCAGCTCCATCAGGTTAATGCATCCGTAGAGAATTTTAAAGCAAGGATTGCACATAATGAGGAACAG ATGAAAGGCTGTTTTTCTGAGGCTTATAAATTGATTCAAGAAGATCGTCACCTCGTTATCAGCCTCGAAACCACCAAATGGGAAGTAGCTGATGCTGACAAGGAATTCAGATGGCTCAAGTCGGCCGTGTCTTCATCCGAAAAGGAATATGAACAGATCAGTAGGAGGACAGACGACATCAAACTGGAACTGGATGATGAAAG gagggagaagaagaagcttgaggaAGAGCTTATGGAGTTGAACAAAGAGCTTGAAGAGTTGGGTTCTGAGAGTGTAGAAGCTGCAATTGTGAGGCTCCAGGAAGAAGTTAAGAATTGCAAAAACATCCTCAAATGTGGTGTATGTTTTGATCGGCCTAAAGAG GTGGTAATTGTGAAATGTTATCATCTGTTCTGCCAGCAATGCATCCAACGTAGCTTAGAGATCCGACACCGGAAATGTCCAGGCTGCGGTACCGCCTTTGGCCAGAATGACGTCCGGCTTGTCAAAATGTAA
- the HUB2 gene encoding histone mono-ubiquitination 2 (histone mono-ubiquitination 2 (HUB2); CONTAINS InterPro DOMAIN/s: Zinc finger, RING-type, conserved site (InterPro:IPR017907), Zinc finger, RING-type (InterPro:IPR001841); BEST Arabidopsis thaliana protein match is: histone mono-ubiquitination 1 (TAIR:AT2G44950.1); Has 74071 Blast hits to 42895 proteins in 2604 species: Archae - 973; Bacteria - 11117; Metazoa - 35835; Fungi - 6236; Plants - 4620; Viruses - 230; Other Eukaryotes - 15060 (source: NCBI BLink).), with the protein MENQESDEPMQKKPHLLDSVSPNSMARNSSPSHPIAKSVSFFDCDFSLLCLRLVDYEIDVDATVLQLQNQKLVQQLDLQKKQLYDVESKIQELQLNQTSYDDELISVNQLWNQLVDDLILLGVRAGANQEALNYLDIVDKKRVPPCAADETFLCRLLQVDSLDTSKSDEVVRKVEEALALRHSSTMELMGLFENTIDTQKTKAESISQSLHAVKSTEDATIQLSSINDLMKEESKNLREMIDALHVRHKEHSEQIQAYISSHSTDQSELKHLKGQLEEIKAELEENRRKLITLKMQKDAACEGHVTSPAIANGSLSPEKPVDKTKLRELKDSIDEIKIMAEGRLSELQASQEYNLSLSRQCQDIENELKDDQYIYSSRLYSLINDRIHHWNAELDRYKILTEAIQAERSFVMRRDKELNLRAESLEAANHKTTTVGSRIEVLEKKLQSCIIEKNGLELETEEAIQDSERQDIKSEFIAMASTLSKEMEMMEAQLKRWKDTAQDALYLREQAQSLRVSLSNKADEQKGLEDKCAKQMAEIKSLKALIEKLLKEKLQLQNLASICTRECNDDRGLAEIKDSQRKAQAQAEELKNVLDEHFLELRVKAAHETESACQERLATAKAEIAELRTQLDLSEREVLELKEGIKVKEQEAEASIAEMETIGQAYEDMQTQNQHLLQQVAERDDYNIKLVSESVKTKHAYNTHLSEKQVMEKQLHQVNASVENFKARIAHNEEQMKGCFSEAYKLIQEDRHLVISLETTKWEVADADKEFRWLKSAVSSSEKEYEQISRRTDDIKLELDDERREKKKLEEELMELNKELEELGSESVEAAIVRLQEEVKNCKNILKCGVCFDRPKEVVIVKCYHLFCQQCIQRSLEIRHRKCPGCGTAFGQNDVRLVKM; encoded by the exons ATGGAGAATCAGGAATCGGACGAGCCGATGCAGAAGAAGCCTCATCTTTTAGACTCCGTTTCTCCGAATTCCATGGCTCGTAACTCTTCACCTTCTCACCCTATAGCTAAAAGTGTAAGCTTTTTCGACTGTGACTTCTCGCTTCTCTGTTTAAGGCTCGTTGATTatgaaattgat GTTGATGCCACTGTTCTACAGTTACAGAATCAGAAACTGGTTCAGCAATTAGACCTGCAGAAGAAACAGCTGTACGATGTTGAAAGCAAGATCCAAGAGTTGCAGCTCAACCAAACGTCTTATGATGATGAACTTATATCAGTGAACCAGCTTTGGAATCAG TTGGTAGATGACCTGATTTTGCTTGGTGTTCGTGCCGGGGCTAATCAAGAGGCTCTAAACTACTTGGACATTGTAGATAAAAAGCGAG TTCCACCATGCGCTGCTGATGAAACGTTTCTATGTAGACTTCTGCAAGTAGATTCCTTAGATACTAGTAAGAGTGATGAGGTAGTAAGAAAGGTTGAAGAAGCTCTTGCTTTGCGTCATTCCTCTACAATGGAGTTGATGGGACTCTTTGAGAACACCATTGATACACAGAAGACGAAAGCTGAAAGCATTTCACAAAGTTTACATGCTGTAAAATCGACAGAAG atgCCACCATCCAGTTATCTAGCATTAATGATTTGATGAAAGAGGAGTCCAAAAACTTGCGTGAGATGATTGATGCTTTACATGTGAGGCACAAAGAACATTCCGAGCAGATTCAGGCGTACATAAGCAGCCATTCAACAGATCAATCCGAGCTTAAACACCTTAAAG GTCAATTGGAAGAGATCAAGGCTGAGCttgaagaaaatagaagaaaattgataaCTCTGAAAATGCAGAAGGATGCTGCATGTGAAGGTCATGTAACATCACCGGCAATAGCAAATGGAAGTCTTTCTCCTGAGAAGCCTGTAGATAAAACGAAGTTGCGTGAATTGAAGGACTCCATTGATGAGATAAAG ATAATGGCAGAAGGTCGTCTGTCTGAGCTTCAAGCTTCACAAGAGTATAATCTTTCCTTGTCAAGACAATGTCAAGATATTGAG AATGAACTAAAGGATGACCAGTATATATACTCGTCTAGACTGTatagtttgatcaatgatcGAATTCATCACTGGAATGCTGAACTGGACCGGTACAAAATTCTGACTGAGGCCATTCAG GCTGAAAGGTCCTTTGTAATGAGACGGGATAAGGAACTAAATCTGAGGGCAGAATCTCTAGAGGCAGCCAACCATAAGACTACCACTGTTGGTTCTAGAATTGAAGTGCTGGAAAAGAAGCTGCAGAGTTGTATAATTGAAAAGAATGGATTAGAGCTTGAAACGGAAGAAGCTATTCAAGATTCTG AACGGCAAGATATTAAAAGCGAGTTTATTGCAATGGCATCAACCTTATCTAAAGAGATGGAAATGATGGAAGCACAGTTGAAACGGTGGAAGGACACTGCACAAGATGCTCTTTACCTGCGTGAACAAGCTCAATCGTTGAGAGTTTCGTTAAGTAACAAG GCAGACGAACAGAAGGGTTTGGAGGATAAATGTGCTAAACAGATGGCGGAAATTAAATCTCTCAAGGCTCTA ATTGAGAAACTACTCAAAGAAAAACTACAGCTGCAAAATCTAGCAAGCATCTGTACGCGTGAATGTAATGATGACAG GGGACTGGCAGAAATCAAGGATTCACAACGGAAAGCCCAAGCTCAGGCTGAAGAGCTGAAAAACGTTTTGGATGAACACTTTCTTGAATTGAGAGTGAAAGCGGCTCATGAGACTGAGAGTGCTTGCCAAGAAAGGCTTGCTACCGCCAAGGCTGAAATTGCTGAATTGAGGACTCAGTTAGATCTTTCTGAGAG GGAGGTTTTGGAACTTAAGGAGGGTATTAAAGTTAAAGAGCAGGAGGCAGAGGCATCCATTGCTGAAATGGAG ACTATAGGTCAAGCCTATGAAGACATGCAGACACAGAACCAACATTTGTTGCAGCAGGTGGCTGAGCGGGACGATTATAATATCAAG CTTGTTTCCGAAAGTGTCAAGACAAAGCATGCTTACAACACTCACTTATCTGAGAAGCAAGTAATGGAAAAGCAGCTCCATCAGGTTAATGCATCCGTAGAGAATTTTAAAGCAAGGATTGCACATAATGAGGAACAG ATGAAAGGCTGTTTTTCTGAGGCTTATAAATTGATTCAAGAAGATCGTCACCTCGTTATCAGCCTCGAAACCACCAAATGGGAAGTAGCTGATGCTGACAAGGAATTCAGATGGCTCAAGTCGGCCGTGTCTTCATCCGAAAAGGAATATGAACAGATCAGTAGGAGGACAGACGACATCAAACTGGAACTGGATGATGAAAG gagggagaagaagaagcttgaggaAGAGCTTATGGAGTTGAACAAAGAGCTTGAAGAGTTGGGTTCTGAGAGTGTAGAAGCTGCAATTGTGAGGCTCCAGGAAGAAGTTAAGAATTGCAAAAACATCCTCAAATGTGGTGTATGTTTTGATCGGCCTAAAGAG GTGGTAATTGTGAAATGTTATCATCTGTTCTGCCAGCAATGCATCCAACGTAGCTTAGAGATCCGACACCGGAAATGTCCAGGCTGCGGTACCGCCTTTGGCCAGAATGACGTCCGGCTTGTCAAAATGTAA
- the HUB2 gene encoding histone mono-ubiquitination 2 (histone mono-ubiquitination 2 (HUB2); CONTAINS InterPro DOMAIN/s: Zinc finger, RING-type, conserved site (InterPro:IPR017907), Zinc finger, RING-type (InterPro:IPR001841); BEST Arabidopsis thaliana protein match is: histone mono-ubiquitination 1 (TAIR:AT2G44950.1).) produces MENQESDEPMQKKPHLLDSVSPNSMARNSSPSHPIAKSVDATVLQLQNQKLVQQLDLQKKQLYDVESKIQELQLNQTSYDDELISVNQLWNQLVDDLILLGVRAGANQEALNYLDIVDKKRGSVPPCAADETFLCRLLQVDSLDTSKSDEVVRKVEEALALRHSSTMELMGLFENTIDTQKTKAESISQSLHAVKSTEDATIQLSSINDLMKEESKNLREMIDALHVRHKEHSEQIQAYISSHSTDQSELKHLKGQLEEIKAELEENRRKLITLKMQKDAACEGHVTSPAIANGSLSPEKPVDKTKLRELKDSIDEIKIMAEGRLSELQASQEYNLSLSRQCQDIENELKDDQYIYSSRLYSLINDRIHHWNAELDRYKILTEAIQAERSFVMRRDKELNLRAESLEAANHKTTTVGSRIEVLEKKLQSCIIEKNGLELETEEAIQDSERQDIKSEFIAMASTLSKEMEMMEAQLKRWKDTAQDALYLREQAQSLRVSAKTLSNLQSYEQKGLEDKCAKQMAEIKSLKALIEKLLKEKLQLQNLASICTRECNDDRGLAEIKDSQRKAQAQAEELKNVLDEHFLELRVKAAHETESACQERLATAKAEIAELRTQLDLSEREVLELKEGIKVKEQEAEASIAEMETIGQAYEDMQTQNQHLLQQVAERDDYNIKLVSESVKTKHAYNTHLSEKQVMEKQLHQVNASVENFKARIAHNEEQMKGCFSEAYKLIQEDRHLVISLETTKWEVADADKEFRWLKSAVSSSEKEYEQISRRTDDIKLELDDERREKKKLEEELMELNKELEELGSESVEAAIVRLQEEVKNCKNILKCGVCFDRPKERISTTAFCFKHYLQVVIVKCYHLFCQQCIQRSLEIRHRKCPGCGTAFGQNDVRLVKM; encoded by the exons ATGGAGAATCAGGAATCGGACGAGCCGATGCAGAAGAAGCCTCATCTTTTAGACTCCGTTTCTCCGAATTCCATGGCTCGTAACTCTTCACCTTCTCACCCTATAGCTAAAAGT GTTGATGCCACTGTTCTACAGTTACAGAATCAGAAACTGGTTCAGCAATTAGACCTGCAGAAGAAACAGCTGTACGATGTTGAAAGCAAGATCCAAGAGTTGCAGCTCAACCAAACGTCTTATGATGATGAACTTATATCAGTGAACCAGCTTTGGAATCAG TTGGTAGATGACCTGATTTTGCTTGGTGTTCGTGCCGGGGCTAATCAAGAGGCTCTAAACTACTTGGACATTGTAGATAAAAAGCGAG GTTCAGTTCCACCATGCGCTGCTGATGAAACGTTTCTATGTAGACTTCTGCAAGTAGATTCCTTAGATACTAGTAAGAGTGATGAGGTAGTAAGAAAGGTTGAAGAAGCTCTTGCTTTGCGTCATTCCTCTACAATGGAGTTGATGGGACTCTTTGAGAACACCATTGATACACAGAAGACGAAAGCTGAAAGCATTTCACAAAGTTTACATGCTGTAAAATCGACAGAAG atgCCACCATCCAGTTATCTAGCATTAATGATTTGATGAAAGAGGAGTCCAAAAACTTGCGTGAGATGATTGATGCTTTACATGTGAGGCACAAAGAACATTCCGAGCAGATTCAGGCGTACATAAGCAGCCATTCAACAGATCAATCCGAGCTTAAACACCTTAAAG GTCAATTGGAAGAGATCAAGGCTGAGCttgaagaaaatagaagaaaattgataaCTCTGAAAATGCAGAAGGATGCTGCATGTGAAGGTCATGTAACATCACCGGCAATAGCAAATGGAAGTCTTTCTCCTGAGAAGCCTGTAGATAAAACGAAGTTGCGTGAATTGAAGGACTCCATTGATGAGATAAAG ATAATGGCAGAAGGTCGTCTGTCTGAGCTTCAAGCTTCACAAGAGTATAATCTTTCCTTGTCAAGACAATGTCAAGATATTGAG AATGAACTAAAGGATGACCAGTATATATACTCGTCTAGACTGTatagtttgatcaatgatcGAATTCATCACTGGAATGCTGAACTGGACCGGTACAAAATTCTGACTGAGGCCATTCAG GCTGAAAGGTCCTTTGTAATGAGACGGGATAAGGAACTAAATCTGAGGGCAGAATCTCTAGAGGCAGCCAACCATAAGACTACCACTGTTGGTTCTAGAATTGAAGTGCTGGAAAAGAAGCTGCAGAGTTGTATAATTGAAAAGAATGGATTAGAGCTTGAAACGGAAGAAGCTATTCAAGATTCTG AACGGCAAGATATTAAAAGCGAGTTTATTGCAATGGCATCAACCTTATCTAAAGAGATGGAAATGATGGAAGCACAGTTGAAACGGTGGAAGGACACTGCACAAGATGCTCTTTACCTGCGTGAACAAGCTCAATCGTTGAGAGTTTC TGCAAAGACTTTGAGTAATTTACAATCTT ACGAACAGAAGGGTTTGGAGGATAAATGTGCTAAACAGATGGCGGAAATTAAATCTCTCAAGGCTCTA ATTGAGAAACTACTCAAAGAAAAACTACAGCTGCAAAATCTAGCAAGCATCTGTACGCGTGAATGTAATGATGACAG GGGACTGGCAGAAATCAAGGATTCACAACGGAAAGCCCAAGCTCAGGCTGAAGAGCTGAAAAACGTTTTGGATGAACACTTTCTTGAATTGAGAGTGAAAGCGGCTCATGAGACTGAGAGTGCTTGCCAAGAAAGGCTTGCTACCGCCAAGGCTGAAATTGCTGAATTGAGGACTCAGTTAGATCTTTCTGAGAG GGAGGTTTTGGAACTTAAGGAGGGTATTAAAGTTAAAGAGCAGGAGGCAGAGGCATCCATTGCTGAAATGGAG ACTATAGGTCAAGCCTATGAAGACATGCAGACACAGAACCAACATTTGTTGCAGCAGGTGGCTGAGCGGGACGATTATAATATCAAG CTTGTTTCCGAAAGTGTCAAGACAAAGCATGCTTACAACACTCACTTATCTGAGAAGCAAGTAATGGAAAAGCAGCTCCATCAGGTTAATGCATCCGTAGAGAATTTTAAAGCAAGGATTGCACATAATGAGGAACAG ATGAAAGGCTGTTTTTCTGAGGCTTATAAATTGATTCAAGAAGATCGTCACCTCGTTATCAGCCTCGAAACCACCAAATGGGAAGTAGCTGATGCTGACAAGGAATTCAGATGGCTCAAGTCGGCCGTGTCTTCATCCGAAAAGGAATATGAACAGATCAGTAGGAGGACAGACGACATCAAACTGGAACTGGATGATGAAAG gagggagaagaagaagcttgaggaAGAGCTTATGGAGTTGAACAAAGAGCTTGAAGAGTTGGGTTCTGAGAGTGTAGAAGCTGCAATTGTGAGGCTCCAGGAAGAAGTTAAGAATTGCAAAAACATCCTCAAATGTGGTGTATGTTTTGATCGGCCTAAAGAG CGCATATCAACAACCgctttttgtttcaaacatTATTTGCAGGTGGTAATTGTGAAATGTTATCATCTGTTCTGCCAGCAATGCATCCAACGTAGCTTAGAGATCCGACACCGGAAATGTCCAGGCTGCGGTACCGCCTTTGGCCAGAATGACGTCCGGCTTGTCAAAATGTAA
- the HUB2 gene encoding histone mono-ubiquitination 2 (histone mono-ubiquitination 2 (HUB2); CONTAINS InterPro DOMAIN/s: Zinc finger, RING-type, conserved site (InterPro:IPR017907), Zinc finger, RING-type (InterPro:IPR001841); BEST Arabidopsis thaliana protein match is: histone mono-ubiquitination 1 (TAIR:AT2G44950.1).) — protein sequence MLTKADEQKGLEDKCAKQMAEIKSLKALIEKLLKEKLQLQNLASICTRECNDDRGLAEIKDSQRKAQAQAEELKNVLDEHFLELRVKAAHETESACQERLATAKAEIAELRTQLDLSEREVLELKEGIKVKEQEAEASIAEMETIGQAYEDMQTQNQHLLQQVAERDDYNIKLVSESVKTKHAYNTHLSEKQVMEKQLHQVNASVENFKARIAHNEEQMKGCFSEAYKLIQEDRHLVISLETTKWEVADADKEFRWLKSAVSSSEKEYEQISRRTDDIKLELDDERREKKKLEEELMELNKELEELGSESVEAAIVRLQEEVKNCKNILKCGVCFDRPKERISTTAFCFKHYLQVVIVKCYHLFCQQCIQRSLEIRHRKCPGCGTAFGQNDVRLVKM from the exons ATGCTAACAAAGGCAGACGAACAGAAGGGTTTGGAGGATAAATGTGCTAAACAGATGGCGGAAATTAAATCTCTCAAGGCTCTA ATTGAGAAACTACTCAAAGAAAAACTACAGCTGCAAAATCTAGCAAGCATCTGTACGCGTGAATGTAATGATGACAG GGGACTGGCAGAAATCAAGGATTCACAACGGAAAGCCCAAGCTCAGGCTGAAGAGCTGAAAAACGTTTTGGATGAACACTTTCTTGAATTGAGAGTGAAAGCGGCTCATGAGACTGAGAGTGCTTGCCAAGAAAGGCTTGCTACCGCCAAGGCTGAAATTGCTGAATTGAGGACTCAGTTAGATCTTTCTGAGAG GGAGGTTTTGGAACTTAAGGAGGGTATTAAAGTTAAAGAGCAGGAGGCAGAGGCATCCATTGCTGAAATGGAG ACTATAGGTCAAGCCTATGAAGACATGCAGACACAGAACCAACATTTGTTGCAGCAGGTGGCTGAGCGGGACGATTATAATATCAAG CTTGTTTCCGAAAGTGTCAAGACAAAGCATGCTTACAACACTCACTTATCTGAGAAGCAAGTAATGGAAAAGCAGCTCCATCAGGTTAATGCATCCGTAGAGAATTTTAAAGCAAGGATTGCACATAATGAGGAACAG ATGAAAGGCTGTTTTTCTGAGGCTTATAAATTGATTCAAGAAGATCGTCACCTCGTTATCAGCCTCGAAACCACCAAATGGGAAGTAGCTGATGCTGACAAGGAATTCAGATGGCTCAAGTCGGCCGTGTCTTCATCCGAAAAGGAATATGAACAGATCAGTAGGAGGACAGACGACATCAAACTGGAACTGGATGATGAAAG gagggagaagaagaagcttgaggaAGAGCTTATGGAGTTGAACAAAGAGCTTGAAGAGTTGGGTTCTGAGAGTGTAGAAGCTGCAATTGTGAGGCTCCAGGAAGAAGTTAAGAATTGCAAAAACATCCTCAAATGTGGTGTATGTTTTGATCGGCCTAAAGAG CGCATATCAACAACCgctttttgtttcaaacatTATTTGCAGGTGGTAATTGTGAAATGTTATCATCTGTTCTGCCAGCAATGCATCCAACGTAGCTTAGAGATCCGACACCGGAAATGTCCAGGCTGCGGTACCGCCTTTGGCCAGAATGACGTCCGGCTTGTCAAAATGTAA